Proteins found in one Bacillus subtilis subsp. subtilis str. 168 genomic segment:
- the yvaV gene encoding putative transcriptional regulator (controlling choline uptake) (Evidence 3: Putative function from multiple computational evidences; Product type r: regulator), with product MEKDPLTIIEQAEDHFIERIAENMHAFGMPSTVGRVLGIIYMNRKPMTLTELSEATGMSKTRMSQVVREMLDANIAEKVFEKGVRKDLYEVEQDYYQTFITLFSATWSKVVSKNKMMHKKLNRELLSVLDEELTPEAEEKVNELLKELKEWLDYYNWLSRLIEFFESEDIFKYVPKP from the coding sequence CCGTTAACGATCATTGAACAAGCCGAGGACCATTTTATAGAAAGAATCGCGGAAAACATGCATGCATTTGGAATGCCCTCTACCGTCGGACGAGTGCTGGGCATTATTTATATGAATCGAAAACCGATGACGCTTACGGAATTATCTGAGGCCACCGGCATGAGTAAAACACGTATGAGCCAGGTAGTGCGGGAAATGCTTGATGCCAACATTGCCGAGAAGGTATTCGAAAAAGGCGTGCGAAAAGATTTATATGAGGTTGAGCAGGACTACTATCAAACATTTATCACGCTGTTTTCAGCCACCTGGAGCAAAGTCGTCAGCAAAAACAAAATGATGCATAAAAAACTCAATCGGGAGCTGCTTAGCGTGTTGGATGAAGAGCTTACTCCTGAAGCGGAAGAAAAAGTGAATGAGCTGCTGAAGGAATTAAAGGAATGGCTCGATTATTATAATTGGCTCAGCCGTTTGATTGAGTTTTTTGAGAGCGAAGACATTTTTAAATATGTGCCGAAGCCGTAA
- the sdpA gene encoding export step of killing factor SdpC (Evidence 1a: Function from experimental evidences in the studied strain; PubMedId: 16469701, 17069462, 23687264; Product type f: factor) — protein sequence MTICFLLFSSYYFSNISPQNPLFKKNFLQQLSPQGFGFYSKSPTEENISFHTKENLKLPNALPNNFFGIKREGRVQAIELGKIVENIDPKNWKTCENNNSCTNLEKQIKPIKVIKNEDYIHLSKGEYLIYRQKPLSWYWIDFKQTTSFERKVLKIKIV from the coding sequence ATGACTATATGTTTCCTATTATTTTCTTCTTATTACTTTAGCAATATTTCACCTCAGAATCCACTGTTCAAAAAAAATTTTTTGCAACAATTGTCTCCCCAAGGCTTTGGCTTTTATAGTAAAAGCCCTACAGAAGAAAACATTTCATTTCACACAAAAGAAAATTTAAAGTTACCTAATGCACTTCCCAATAATTTTTTTGGGATAAAAAGAGAAGGAAGAGTTCAGGCAATAGAATTAGGCAAAATTGTAGAGAATATCGATCCAAAGAATTGGAAAACTTGTGAAAACAACAACTCCTGCACAAATTTAGAGAAACAAATAAAGCCTATTAAGGTTATAAAAAATGAAGATTATATACATCTTAGCAAAGGAGAATACCTAATATATCGCCAAAAACCACTCTCATGGTATTGGATAGACTTTAAGCAAACTACCTCTTTTGAAAGAAAGGTGCTAAAAATAAAAATAGTATGA
- the sdpB gene encoding export step of killing factor SdpC (Evidence 1a: Function from experimental evidences in the studied strain; PubMedId: 15743949, 15849754, 16469701, 16850406, 17069462, 23687264; Product type t : transporter): MKILNSLEGYIDTYNPWKNTYALFRSLLGFSTLLVLLFNSTDILFSYSANNVTCENVYIPTAFCFAKEYSINFEIIRYLMIFILTLVVIGWRPRFTGLFHWYICYSIQTSALTIDGGEQIATVLSFLILPVTLLDSRRNHWNIKKNNNESFTKKTVLFYIMTIIKIQVFIIYLNAALERLKNKEWAEGTAIYYFFSDPVFGLPEYQLNLMNPLLESNFIVVITWLVTIFELFLAASIISNIRIKRIALVLGILFHIGIIFSIGIVSFGLIMISALIIYLHPVQQNITMNWCSPLFKYIYVKGKRNFKRIGGESVKFLTKLFHS, translated from the coding sequence ATGAAGATATTAAATAGTTTAGAAGGTTATATTGACACCTATAATCCATGGAAAAATACATATGCACTTTTTAGAAGTTTACTTGGTTTCTCAACATTACTAGTACTATTATTCAATAGTACTGATATTTTATTTAGTTATAGTGCAAATAATGTCACATGTGAAAATGTCTATATCCCTACCGCTTTTTGTTTTGCTAAAGAATATAGTATCAATTTTGAGATTATAAGATACTTAATGATTTTTATATTAACCTTAGTGGTTATAGGGTGGAGACCTAGATTTACCGGTTTATTTCACTGGTATATTTGCTATAGTATTCAAACTTCAGCTTTAACTATCGATGGTGGAGAGCAAATTGCAACTGTTCTTTCTTTTCTTATATTACCTGTTACATTATTAGATTCAAGGCGAAATCATTGGAATATAAAGAAAAACAATAATGAATCTTTCACAAAGAAGACAGTATTGTTTTATATAATGACAATAATTAAAATTCAAGTTTTTATCATTTATTTAAACGCAGCTTTAGAGCGATTGAAAAATAAAGAGTGGGCAGAAGGAACAGCAATTTACTATTTCTTTTCTGATCCGGTGTTTGGATTACCTGAATATCAACTTAACTTAATGAATCCACTACTTGAAAGCAATTTTATTGTTGTCATCACTTGGTTAGTAACTATTTTTGAGTTGTTCTTAGCAGCAAGCATAATTTCAAATATCAGAATAAAGAGAATTGCCCTTGTTTTGGGAATATTATTTCATATTGGGATAATATTCAGCATTGGTATTGTAAGTTTTGGCTTGATCATGATATCAGCATTAATTATATATCTGCATCCTGTACAACAAAATATCACTATGAATTGGTGTTCTCCTTTATTTAAATATATATATGTAAAAGGAAAGAGAAATTTCAAAAGAATAGGAGGTGAATCAGTCAAGTTTCTTACAAAATTGTTTCATAGCTAA
- the spbC gene encoding precursor of killing factor SdpC (Evidence 1a: Function from experimental evidences in the studied strain; PubMedId: 15743949, 16469701, 17069462, 23687264; Product type f: factor) has protein sequence MKSKLLRLLIVSMVTILVFSLVGLSKESSTSAKENHTFSGEDYFRGLLFGQGEVGKLISNDLDPKLVKEANSTEGKKLVNDVVKFIKKDQPQYMDELKQSIDSKDPKKLIENMTKADQLIQKYAKKNENVKYSSNKVTPSCGLYAVCVAAGYLYVVGVNAVALQTAAAVTTAVWKYVAKYSSSASNNSDLEAAAAKTLKLIHQ, from the coding sequence TTGAAAAGTAAATTACTTAGGCTATTGATTGTTTCCATGGTAACGATATTGGTTTTTTCATTAGTAGGACTCTCTAAGGAGTCAAGTACATCTGCTAAAGAAAACCATACATTTTCTGGAGAAGATTACTTTAGAGGACTTTTATTTGGACAAGGGGAAGTTGGTAAATTAATTTCAAACGATTTGGACCCTAAACTCGTAAAAGAGGCAAATAGTACAGAAGGTAAAAAGTTAGTAAATGATGTAGTCAAATTTATAAAAAAAGATCAACCACAATATATGGATGAATTGAAACAATCGATTGACAGCAAAGACCCTAAAAAACTCATTGAAAATATGACCAAAGCAGACCAACTTATCCAAAAATATGCTAAGAAAAATGAAAACGTAAAATACTCTTCTAATAAAGTTACTCCATCTTGTGGGCTTTATGCCGTCTGTGTAGCAGCTGGATATTTATATGTTGTGGGCGTTAACGCAGTTGCATTACAAACGGCTGCCGCAGTAACAACTGCAGTGTGGAAATACGTTGCCAAATATTCCTCTTCAGCTTCTAATAATTCTGATTTAGAAGCGGCTGCTGCAAAAACCCTAAAATTGATTCATCAATAA
- the sdpI gene encoding integral membrane immunity regulator of autophagy (Evidence 1a: Function from experimental evidences in the studied strain; PubMedId: 12817086, 15849754, 16850406, 20563570, 23687264; Product type r: regulator) produces the protein MKKNIISIIIVCLSFLTSIILYQYLPEEIPIQWSGNKPAAIVSKPLTIFIIPVVMLIYYLTFYMLTIKSTQKNKALLFLASNNMLILLYILQLSTLLISLGYEVNIDLIIGLGVGIFLIIGGNSMQLAEQNHLIGLRTPWTLKDETVWKLGNRFASKVLVVCGFIIAVLSFFTGEYIILIMIVLVLLALVISTLASYHYYKKLNGSR, from the coding sequence ATGAAGAAAAATATAATTTCCATAATTATTGTATGTTTGAGTTTCTTGACTTCAATTATATTATATCAATACCTTCCAGAAGAAATACCGATACAATGGTCAGGAAATAAACCGGCTGCAATTGTATCTAAACCTTTAACAATATTTATTATACCTGTTGTTATGCTTATTTATTATCTTACTTTTTATATGTTAACTATTAAGTCTACACAAAAAAATAAAGCATTGCTTTTCCTAGCTTCTAATAATATGTTAATCCTTTTATATATTTTACAACTCTCAACTCTATTGATAAGTTTAGGATACGAAGTGAATATTGATTTAATAATAGGGCTTGGTGTTGGTATCTTTTTAATTATTGGTGGAAATTCTATGCAGCTAGCAGAACAAAACCATCTTATTGGATTGAGGACACCTTGGACATTAAAAGATGAGACTGTTTGGAAACTGGGAAATCGCTTTGCCTCTAAAGTACTTGTAGTGTGTGGTTTTATAATAGCTGTTCTTTCATTTTTTACAGGAGAATATATAATTCTTATTATGATTGTGCTAGTTCTTCTAGCATTAGTTATTTCAACACTAGCTTCATATCATTATTACAAAAAATTAAACGGTTCACGTTGA
- the sdpR gene encoding transcriptional regulator of SdpC synthesis operon (ArsR family) (Evidence 1a: Function from experimental evidences in the studied strain; PubMedId: 12817086, 17069462, 23687264; Product type r: regulator) — translation MNNVFKAISDPTRRKILDLLKGGDMTAGDIAEHFNISKPSISHHLNILKQAEVISDHRKGQFIYYSLNTTVLQDSINWMLNFINKGDNDL, via the coding sequence ATGAATAATGTTTTCAAAGCTATATCAGATCCAACAAGGAGAAAAATTTTGGATTTGTTAAAAGGAGGGGATATGACTGCGGGAGATATTGCTGAGCATTTTAATATCAGCAAACCGAGTATTTCGCACCACTTGAATATTTTAAAGCAAGCGGAAGTCATAAGTGACCATCGCAAAGGACAATTTATTTATTACTCTCTAAATACAACAGTACTTCAAGACTCAATAAATTGGATGCTTAACTTTATAAATAAAGGGGATAACGATTTATGA
- the opuCD gene encoding glycine betaine/carnitine/choline/choline sulfate ABC transporter (promiscuous permease) (Evidence 1a: Function from experimental evidences in the studied strain; PubMedId: 9925583, 10216873, 15849754, 16850406, 28256787; Product type t : transporter), with translation MEVLQQLGTYYSQNGGYVLQEFYRHFLMSVYGVLFAAIVGIPLGILIARYRRLSGWVFAVTNVIQTIPALAMLAVLMLVMGLGANTVILSLFLYSLLPIIRNTYTGIISIEHAYLESGKAMGMTKFQVLRMVELPLALSVIMAGLRTALVIAIGITAIGTFVGAGGLGDIIVRGSNATNGTAIILAGAIPTALMAVIADLVMGWLERALSPIKKKKGNFIIADRKTTSI, from the coding sequence ATGGAAGTACTACAGCAGCTTGGCACATACTATTCGCAAAACGGCGGTTACGTGCTGCAGGAATTTTACCGCCATTTTCTGATGTCGGTGTATGGCGTTTTATTTGCCGCCATTGTTGGAATTCCGCTCGGCATCCTGATAGCCAGATACAGAAGATTAAGCGGATGGGTTTTTGCGGTCACGAATGTCATTCAGACCATCCCGGCTCTCGCCATGCTCGCCGTGCTGATGCTTGTCATGGGGCTGGGCGCTAATACGGTGATATTGTCATTATTTCTGTATTCTCTTCTGCCGATTATCAGAAATACGTATACAGGGATTATCAGTATTGAGCACGCCTATCTTGAATCGGGAAAAGCAATGGGGATGACAAAATTTCAAGTGCTGCGGATGGTCGAGCTTCCGCTTGCGCTTTCTGTCATAATGGCCGGCCTGCGCACCGCGCTTGTCATTGCGATCGGCATTACGGCCATCGGGACATTTGTCGGTGCTGGCGGTCTCGGGGACATCATCGTCAGAGGATCAAACGCCACAAACGGAACCGCGATTATATTAGCGGGAGCGATCCCCACAGCTCTGATGGCGGTGATTGCCGATTTGGTCATGGGCTGGCTTGAACGAGCATTAAGCCCGATTAAAAAGAAAAAAGGAAATTTTATTATAGCTGATAGAAAAACCACCTCTATTTAA
- the opuCC gene encoding glycine betaine/carnitine/choline/choline sulfate ABC transporter (osmoprotectant-binding lipoprotein) (Evidence 1a: Function from experimental evidences in the studied strain; PubMedId: 9925583, 10216873, 28256787; Product type t: transporter): MTKIKWLGAFALVFVMLLGGCSLPGLGGASDDTIKIGAQSMTESEIVANMIAQLIEHDTDLNTALVKNLGSNYVQHQAMLGGDIDISATRYSGTDLTSTLGKEAEKDPKKALNIVQNEFQKRFSYKWFDSYGFDNTYAFTVTKKFAEKEHINTVSDLKKNASQYKLGVDNAWLKRKGDGYKGFVSTYGFEFGTTYPMQIGLVYDAVKNGKMDAVLAYSTDGRIKAYDLKILKDDKRFFPPYDCSPVIPEKVLKEHPELEGVINKLIGQIDTETMQELNYEVDGKLKEPSVVAKEFLEKHHYFD; this comes from the coding sequence ATGACAAAAATCAAATGGCTTGGCGCGTTTGCTCTCGTCTTTGTCATGCTGCTAGGCGGCTGCTCTCTGCCGGGTCTAGGCGGCGCTTCTGACGATACGATCAAAATCGGGGCGCAGAGCATGACAGAATCAGAAATTGTAGCGAATATGATCGCGCAGCTTATTGAACATGATACAGATTTGAATACTGCTTTAGTGAAAAACCTCGGCTCAAACTATGTTCAGCACCAAGCGATGCTGGGCGGTGACATTGATATTTCAGCCACGCGCTATTCCGGAACAGATTTAACAAGCACCCTCGGCAAGGAAGCGGAGAAAGATCCGAAAAAAGCGCTGAACATTGTGCAGAACGAGTTTCAAAAGCGCTTTTCTTATAAATGGTTTGATTCCTACGGCTTTGATAACACATATGCCTTCACCGTAACAAAAAAGTTTGCGGAAAAGGAGCATATTAACACCGTGTCTGACCTGAAGAAAAATGCTTCCCAATATAAATTAGGCGTCGACAATGCTTGGCTGAAACGAAAAGGCGACGGGTATAAAGGCTTTGTCAGCACATATGGCTTTGAGTTCGGCACAACTTATCCAATGCAGATCGGGCTAGTCTATGACGCAGTCAAAAACGGGAAAATGGATGCGGTTTTGGCTTATTCAACGGATGGACGGATTAAAGCATATGATCTGAAAATCTTAAAAGACGATAAGCGTTTCTTTCCGCCGTATGACTGTTCACCGGTGATTCCGGAAAAGGTGCTTAAGGAGCATCCGGAACTTGAAGGTGTGATCAATAAGCTGATTGGGCAAATCGACACGGAAACGATGCAGGAACTTAATTATGAGGTGGATGGCAAGCTGAAGGAGCCGTCTGTCGTAGCAAAGGAATTTTTAGAGAAACATCATTATTTTGACTAA
- the opuCB gene encoding glycine betaine/carnitine/choline/choline sulfate ABC transporter (promiscuous permease) (Evidence 1a: Function from experimental evidences in the studied strain; PubMedId: 9925583, 10216873, 15849754, 16850406, 28256787; Product type t : transporter), producing MNQMMTFLQTNGGELLYKTGEHLYISLIAVVLGIIVAVPLGVALTRMKKGAGAVIGFVNIVQTLPSLAILAFFIPLLGVGKVPAIVALFFYSVLPILRNTYTGIKGVNKNLLESGKGIGMTGWEQIRLVEIPLAIPIIMAGIRTSTIYLIGWATLASFIGGGGLGDYIFIGLNLYQPEYIIGGAVPVTILAIIIDYVLAVTERKVTPKGLQGMKEVS from the coding sequence ATGAATCAAATGATGACTTTTTTGCAAACGAACGGCGGAGAGCTGCTGTATAAAACAGGAGAGCATTTATATATTTCACTCATAGCCGTTGTATTGGGCATTATCGTTGCAGTGCCGCTCGGCGTTGCTCTTACCAGAATGAAAAAAGGCGCAGGTGCGGTTATCGGTTTCGTAAACATTGTGCAAACCCTGCCGAGTCTGGCGATTTTAGCCTTTTTTATTCCGCTTCTCGGCGTAGGAAAAGTGCCTGCGATTGTCGCTTTATTTTTCTATTCGGTACTGCCGATCCTGCGCAATACGTATACCGGCATTAAAGGTGTAAATAAAAACCTCCTGGAATCGGGGAAAGGAATTGGCATGACCGGCTGGGAGCAGATTCGGCTCGTTGAAATCCCGCTGGCGATTCCCATCATCATGGCGGGGATCCGCACATCAACGATCTACCTAATTGGCTGGGCGACACTTGCGTCGTTTATCGGGGGAGGCGGCCTCGGGGACTATATTTTTATCGGACTGAACCTATACCAGCCTGAATATATCATTGGCGGTGCCGTGCCTGTCACAATTCTGGCAATTATTATTGATTATGTTCTGGCTGTGACAGAACGAAAGGTGACGCCGAAAGGCTTGCAAGGGATGAAGGAAGTATCGTAA
- the opuCA gene encoding glycine betaine/carnitine/choline/choline sulfate ABC transporter (ATP-binding protein) (Evidence 1a: Function from experimental evidences in the studied strain; PubMedId: 10216873, 9925583, 21658392, 27378384, 27683249; Product type t : transporter): MLKLEQVSKVYKGGKKAVNSIDLDIAKGEFICFIGPSGCGKTTTMKMINRLIEPSSGRIFIDGENIMEQDPVELRRKIGYVIQQIGLFPHMTIQQNISLVPKLLKWPEEKRKERARELLKLVDMGPEYLDRYPHELSGGQQQRIGVLRALAAEPPLILMDEPFGALDPITRDSLQEEFKKLQRTLNKTIVFVTHDMDEAIKLADRIVILKAGEIVQVGTPDEILRNPANEFVEEFIGKERLIQSRPDIERVEQMMNRTPVTVSADKTLSQAIQLMREKRVDSLLVVDRQNVLKGYVDVEMIDQNRKKASIVGDVYRSDIYTVQKGALLRDTVRKILKQGIKYVPVVDEQNHLAGIVTRASLVDIVYDSIWGDEENQLMTI; the protein is encoded by the coding sequence TTGCTGAAATTGGAACAAGTGTCAAAAGTATATAAAGGCGGCAAAAAAGCTGTGAACAGCATTGATTTAGATATTGCAAAAGGTGAATTTATCTGTTTTATCGGCCCGAGCGGCTGCGGAAAAACGACGACGATGAAGATGATCAACAGACTGATAGAACCATCGTCTGGAAGGATCTTTATCGACGGAGAAAATATTATGGAACAGGACCCGGTTGAGCTGAGGAGAAAAATCGGCTATGTGATACAGCAGATTGGTTTGTTCCCCCATATGACCATCCAGCAGAACATCTCACTCGTACCAAAGCTGCTGAAATGGCCTGAGGAAAAACGGAAAGAACGGGCGCGCGAGCTGTTAAAGCTTGTGGATATGGGCCCAGAGTATTTAGACCGTTATCCGCATGAGCTCAGCGGCGGACAGCAGCAGAGAATCGGCGTGCTGCGCGCCCTGGCAGCGGAACCCCCTCTCATTTTAATGGATGAACCGTTCGGAGCGCTTGATCCGATTACGCGTGATTCCCTTCAGGAAGAATTCAAAAAACTGCAGAGAACCTTAAACAAAACGATTGTGTTTGTAACCCACGATATGGATGAAGCGATTAAGCTTGCTGACAGGATTGTGATATTAAAAGCGGGAGAAATCGTTCAAGTCGGCACACCTGATGAGATTCTTCGAAACCCGGCAAATGAGTTTGTTGAAGAATTTATCGGGAAAGAGCGCCTGATTCAGTCAAGACCGGATATCGAGCGGGTAGAGCAAATGATGAACAGAACGCCGGTGACGGTATCTGCGGACAAAACGCTTTCTCAGGCGATTCAGCTGATGAGAGAAAAACGTGTTGACTCGCTGCTCGTTGTGGACCGGCAAAACGTGCTGAAGGGCTATGTTGATGTGGAAATGATTGATCAAAACCGCAAAAAAGCGAGCATCGTTGGCGATGTATACCGTTCAGATATATATACCGTTCAAAAAGGGGCGCTTCTTCGCGATACAGTCCGAAAAATTTTGAAGCAGGGGATCAAGTATGTTCCGGTGGTCGATGAACAGAACCATTTAGCAGGGATTGTGACAAGAGCGAGCCTCGTTGATATCGTATACGATTCCATTTGGGGCGACGAGGAAAACCAGCTCATGACGATCTGA
- the opcR gene encoding negative transcriptional regulator of choline uptake systems (Evidence 1a: Function from experimental evidences in the studied strain; PubMedId: 23960087; Product type r: regulator), with protein MKKTALDIIEHAEEHLIEKIAENMHTFGMPSTVGRVLGIIYMNRKPMTLSELSEATGMSKTRMSQVVREMIDANIAEKVFEKGVRKDLYDVEQDYYQTFISLFAANWTKVVSKNKVLYKKLNRELSDLLQRDGLTPEAEEKVNQLLNELKEWLHYYDWLSRLIEFFESEEVFRYVPKTKECSSLK; from the coding sequence GTGAAAAAAACCGCTCTCGACATCATTGAACATGCTGAAGAGCATCTCATTGAGAAGATTGCCGAAAATATGCATACGTTTGGAATGCCTTCAACTGTCGGACGTGTGCTCGGAATTATTTATATGAATCGAAAACCAATGACCTTAAGCGAGCTCTCTGAGGCAACGGGCATGAGCAAAACACGGATGAGCCAGGTTGTCCGGGAAATGATCGATGCCAATATCGCCGAAAAGGTGTTTGAAAAAGGCGTACGAAAAGACCTTTATGACGTCGAGCAGGATTATTATCAAACCTTCATTTCTTTATTTGCGGCGAATTGGACAAAGGTCGTGAGCAAAAACAAAGTGCTGTATAAAAAATTAAACCGGGAGCTGAGTGATCTTTTACAAAGGGACGGGCTTACCCCGGAAGCGGAAGAGAAAGTCAATCAGCTGCTGAATGAATTAAAAGAATGGCTTCATTACTATGATTGGCTGAGCAGGTTGATTGAATTTTTTGAGAGTGAGGAAGTCTTTCGGTATGTGCCGAAAACAAAAGAATGCAGCTCTCTAAAATAA
- the yvbG gene encoding putative integral membrane protein (Evidence 3: Putative function from multiple computational evidences; PubMedId: 15849754, 16850406; Product type m: membrane component), whose translation MMFSFIVHVFISLFAVSNPIGNVPIFLTLTEGYTAAERKAIARKAAILSFFILAAFLVFGHLIFKLFDINIHALRVAGGIFIFGIAYNLLNAKESHVQSLHHDEHKESKEKADISVTPLSIPIIAGPGTIATVMSLSAGHSGIGHYAAVMIGIAAVIALTFLFFHYSAFISSKLGKTEMNVITRLMGLILAVVAVGMIGAGLKGMFPVLTS comes from the coding sequence ATGATGTTCTCATTTATCGTTCACGTCTTCATTTCTTTATTCGCAGTATCGAATCCGATCGGAAACGTACCGATATTTCTGACGCTGACAGAAGGCTATACTGCAGCGGAAAGAAAAGCGATTGCCCGGAAGGCAGCTATTTTATCCTTTTTTATTCTCGCAGCTTTTTTGGTTTTCGGTCATCTTATCTTTAAACTGTTTGATATCAACATTCACGCGCTCCGAGTGGCGGGCGGCATATTCATTTTCGGCATTGCCTATAATCTATTGAATGCGAAAGAATCGCACGTGCAATCTCTTCACCATGATGAACATAAGGAAAGCAAGGAAAAAGCGGATATATCAGTCACACCTTTATCCATTCCGATCATTGCTGGGCCCGGAACGATTGCAACAGTGATGAGCCTTTCCGCCGGACATAGCGGCATTGGTCATTATGCGGCTGTCATGATCGGCATAGCCGCCGTTATTGCCCTGACCTTTCTCTTTTTCCACTATTCTGCTTTTATCAGCAGCAAACTCGGAAAAACCGAGATGAATGTGATTACCAGACTGATGGGATTAATCTTAGCCGTGGTTGCGGTCGGGATGATTGGTGCCGGGCTGAAAGGCATGTTTCCGGTCTTAACTTCATGA
- the yvbH gene encoding hypothetical protein (Evidence 4: Unknown function but conserved in other organisms): MFKKIAADALGLSDIGKIIEPQDYDKTDADDYVMHEDNEKIYFLIKTKADEYCFTNLALIHVDGERATSSKRTLKRYPYSQYKISDVFLETAGKVDLDVEIKFKLGGEQFDIDVHKDQIEKLKDLYKALLRIAETTYENDILINQAEQSLDKAVTILHHTRPEHVNIETQYKELTEFGFTWLTSVRSQYHIKDFGDVFEKYINN, encoded by the coding sequence ATGTTCAAAAAAATTGCGGCAGATGCCTTGGGCTTATCTGATATCGGAAAAATTATCGAACCTCAGGACTATGACAAAACAGACGCAGATGACTATGTCATGCATGAAGATAATGAGAAAATTTATTTCTTGATTAAAACAAAAGCAGACGAGTATTGCTTTACGAACCTGGCCCTGATCCATGTGGACGGCGAACGCGCCACTTCCTCAAAACGAACGTTGAAACGCTATCCTTATTCGCAATATAAAATCTCTGACGTTTTTCTTGAAACTGCCGGAAAAGTGGATTTGGATGTTGAAATTAAGTTCAAGCTGGGCGGTGAACAATTCGACATTGATGTCCACAAAGACCAGATTGAAAAGTTAAAAGACCTTTATAAAGCACTGCTTCGCATCGCTGAAACAACCTATGAAAATGACATTTTAATCAATCAAGCGGAGCAAAGCTTAGATAAAGCAGTGACGATTCTTCACCATACCCGCCCTGAGCACGTCAATATTGAAACGCAATACAAAGAGCTGACCGAATTCGGATTCACTTGGCTGACATCCGTTCGCTCGCAGTATCATATTAAGGATTTTGGGGATGTATTTGAGAAATATATTAATAACTAG